From the genome of Monomorium pharaonis isolate MP-MQ-018 chromosome 2, ASM1337386v2, whole genome shotgun sequence, one region includes:
- the LOC105835016 gene encoding transmembrane protein 223 isoform X3, producing MLNLVLKHPIALKTLLSQVRSLHGIRQKYFVCDKNIFSTTMAVRMFLMRCTRLSDGATRPTSFLKPNGLLQNLQRRQMSQLDVNINVQNNVFLYKYEKHNYYRNVKIFGVGQLFGWSILAFYTYTPSFWDIFTTDIKFREYWMNHMFRLSMFLFSLLAATTMTLLIYAICARSIKYIILNKGGETLTIVTYHFRKKKSTLNLPVGMVKCRANRTSTGVTLPLKILDKSFFYLVDKQGAVEPTRPCQ from the exons ATGTTGAATCTAGTTTTAAAACATCCTATtgctcttaaaacattattatctcAAGTACGATCTCTCCATGGGATaaggcaaaaatattttgtatgtgacaagaatatattttcaacaaCAATGGCTGTTAGAATGTTTCTAATGAGATGCACaag ACTATCTGATGGAGCAACAAGGCCAACAAGTTTTCTTAAACCTAATGGATTACTACAAAATTTACAACGTCGACAAATGTCACAATTGGATGTAAacataaatgtacaaaataatgtgtttttatataaatatgagaaGCATAATTATTAccgaaatgtaaaaatttttggagtTGGACAATTGTTTGGTTGGTCAATATTGGctttttatacttatacaCCATCATTTTGGGATATATTCACTACTGACATAAAGTTTAGAGAATATTGGATGAATCATATGTTTCGACTTAGCATGTTTCTTTTCTCACTTTTGGCAG ctaCTACCATGactcttttaatttatgctaTCTGCGCACGTAGCATCAAGTATATCATCTTAAATAAAGGTGGTGAAACATTGACAATTGTTACTTATCACTTCCGTAAGAAGAAATCCACTCTAAATTTACCAGTAGGAATG gtaaaaTGCAGAGCAAATAGAACGAGTACCGGAGTAACCTTACCACTTAAAATATTGgataaaagttttttctacTTGGTTGATAAACAAG GTGCTGTAGAACCAACACGGCCTTGCCAATAA
- the LOC105835016 gene encoding transmembrane protein 223 isoform X1, whose protein sequence is MLNLVLKHPIALKTLLSQVRSLHGIRQKYFVCDKNIFSTTMAVRMFLMRCTRLSDGATRPTSFLKPNGLLQNLQRRQMSQLDVNINVQNNVFLYKYEKHNYYRNVKIFGVGQLFGWSILAFYTYTPSFWDIFTTDIKFREYWMNHMFRLSMFLFSLLAATTMTLLIYAICARSIKYIILNKGGETLTIVTYHFRKKKSTLNLPVGMVKCRANRTSTGVTLPLKILDKSFFYLVDKQVYLPNNQRLEKLYDDNEA, encoded by the exons ATGTTGAATCTAGTTTTAAAACATCCTATtgctcttaaaacattattatctcAAGTACGATCTCTCCATGGGATaaggcaaaaatattttgtatgtgacaagaatatattttcaacaaCAATGGCTGTTAGAATGTTTCTAATGAGATGCACaag ACTATCTGATGGAGCAACAAGGCCAACAAGTTTTCTTAAACCTAATGGATTACTACAAAATTTACAACGTCGACAAATGTCACAATTGGATGTAAacataaatgtacaaaataatgtgtttttatataaatatgagaaGCATAATTATTAccgaaatgtaaaaatttttggagtTGGACAATTGTTTGGTTGGTCAATATTGGctttttatacttatacaCCATCATTTTGGGATATATTCACTACTGACATAAAGTTTAGAGAATATTGGATGAATCATATGTTTCGACTTAGCATGTTTCTTTTCTCACTTTTGGCAG ctaCTACCATGactcttttaatttatgctaTCTGCGCACGTAGCATCAAGTATATCATCTTAAATAAAGGTGGTGAAACATTGACAATTGTTACTTATCACTTCCGTAAGAAGAAATCCACTCTAAATTTACCAGTAGGAATG gtaaaaTGCAGAGCAAATAGAACGAGTACCGGAGTAACCTTACCACTTAAAATATTGgataaaagttttttctacTTGGTTGATAAACAAG taTACTTACCAAACAACCAACGGCTGGAAAAATTGTATGACGATAACGAAGCCTAG
- the LOC105835015 gene encoding uncharacterized protein LOC105835015, whose product MHTSRYAGYHINGNRDYITDGEESHRAPSDRTVSEYIVANEHTTMVKPTRKNHADKYDREEDRRSRSAHNTRDSVLSGSSKHSLHALRKSASHGSICDNGSDIYVTSAAYRATSDISRISRHSLAPSSRLDHRAPSHYSYGSGRSGTSTVKTRTSRKGGIIVETMSTPNPFCPNTKGVCCLMLLLNLGLILVTLGFVIVIQFFQPLVVWILGIVFLVFGFLTLIGSLVYCVHVFKNAKHPHDINPEDLYWTHYWQGRVGSTAPEVYYKPEDKYQDDGYSDRYSKYSGKYYDKQNQRY is encoded by the exons ATGCATACCTCGAGATATGCCGGATATCACATTAACGGAAATCGTGATTACATTACGGACGGCGAAGAGAGCCATAGAGCTCCTTCAGATCGCACAGTGTCCGAGTATATAGTTGCTAACGAACATACCACCATG GTAAAACCTACAAGAAAAAATCACGCGGACAAATATGACAGAGAAGAAGACAGGAGATCCAGAAGCGCGCATAATACTCGCGACTCGGTACTATCCGGATCTTCGAAACATAGTTTGCATGCACTTCGCAAAAGTGCCTCACACGGCAGCATTTGTGACAATGGTTCAGATATATATGTCACCAGCGCTGCGTATAGAGCCACTTCCGACATAAG TCGGATATCGCGTCACAGCCTCGCACCAAGCTCCAGATTGGACCACAGAGCGCCTAGTCATTATAGCTACGGTTCCGGTAGGTCAGGCACTTCGACAGTGAAAACTCGTACGTCGCGGAAAGGCGGTATAATTGTGGAAACTATGTCGACGCCTAATCCGTTCTGTCCAAATACCAAGGGCGTCTGTTGCCTCATGTTACTTCTCAATCTTGGCTTAATTTTAGTTACTCTAGGCTTCGTTATCGTCATACAATTTTTCCAGCCGTTGGTTGTTTG gattttgGGAATAGTATTTCTTGTGTTTGGATTTTTGACATTAATCGGTAGCTTAGTGTATTGTGTACATGTGTTCAAAAATGCCAAACATCCACATGATATCAATCCAGAAGATCTATATTGGACCCATTATTGGCAAGGCCGTGTTGGTTCTACAGCACCTGAAGTTTATTATAAACCAGAAGACAAATATCAAGATGATGGCTACAGTGATAGATACAGCAAATACTCGGGAAAGTATTACGACAAGCAAAATCAGagatattga
- the LOC105835016 gene encoding transmembrane protein 223 isoform X2 has product MLNLVLKHPIALKTLLSQVRSLHGIRQKYFVCDKNIFSTTMAVRMFLMRCTRLSDGATRPTSFLKPNGLLQNLQRRQMSQLDVNINVQNNVFLYKYEKHNYYRNVKIFGVGQLFGWSILAFYTYTPSFWDIFTTDIKFREYWMNHMFRLSMFLFSLLAATTMTLLIYAICARSIKYIILNKGGETLTIVTYHFRKKKSTLNLPVGMVKCRANRTSTGVTLPLKILDKSFFYLVDKQGTFVNPKLFDYALG; this is encoded by the exons ATGTTGAATCTAGTTTTAAAACATCCTATtgctcttaaaacattattatctcAAGTACGATCTCTCCATGGGATaaggcaaaaatattttgtatgtgacaagaatatattttcaacaaCAATGGCTGTTAGAATGTTTCTAATGAGATGCACaag ACTATCTGATGGAGCAACAAGGCCAACAAGTTTTCTTAAACCTAATGGATTACTACAAAATTTACAACGTCGACAAATGTCACAATTGGATGTAAacataaatgtacaaaataatgtgtttttatataaatatgagaaGCATAATTATTAccgaaatgtaaaaatttttggagtTGGACAATTGTTTGGTTGGTCAATATTGGctttttatacttatacaCCATCATTTTGGGATATATTCACTACTGACATAAAGTTTAGAGAATATTGGATGAATCATATGTTTCGACTTAGCATGTTTCTTTTCTCACTTTTGGCAG ctaCTACCATGactcttttaatttatgctaTCTGCGCACGTAGCATCAAGTATATCATCTTAAATAAAGGTGGTGAAACATTGACAATTGTTACTTATCACTTCCGTAAGAAGAAATCCACTCTAAATTTACCAGTAGGAATG gtaaaaTGCAGAGCAAATAGAACGAGTACCGGAGTAACCTTACCACTTAAAATATTGgataaaagttttttctacTTGGTTGATAAACAAGGCACGTTTGTAAATCCAAAACTTTTTGATTATGCATTgggataa
- the LOC105835012 gene encoding 40S ribosomal protein S29: protein MGFQNIWYSHPRKYGQGSRSCRACANRHGLIRKYGLNICRQCFREYAADIGFKKLD from the exons ATGGGTTTTCAGAATATTTGGTATTCACATCCACGAAAATATGGTCAAGGATCTAGATCCTG TCGTGCCTGTGCAAATAGACATGGGCTTATTCGCAAATATGGCCTGAATATCTGCCGACAGTGTTTTAGAGAATATGCAGCTGATATTGGTTTCAAGAAG cTGGATTAA
- the LOC105835014 gene encoding succinate--hydroxymethylglutarate CoA-transferase: MIRRGILATCCMRSRAASERPLAWSRRREFCTAAIEPDDGRSPLNGIRVLDLTRIVAGPYCTMILGDLGAEVLKIERPDGGDEARNWGPPFCQGTREATYFMSVNRNKKSVCVDLKRGRDIIYELARTCDVLVENYVPGKLNSMGLGYEDVARIAPRLVYCSLTGYGSQGPYASRPGYDVIAASLGGLLHITGPKDGPPCKVGVAMTDLATGLYAHGAIMAALLQRMRTNKGQWIQCNLLSTQISCLINIASNYLNGNKEATRWGSEHESIVPYEAFSTKDGYMTIGIGSDAQFIELVKRLQMPELGTNDKFKNNTVRVKNRTELLAILRDTLKKKTNQDWSAILKGASFPYGAVNNIREVFDDPHVKYIKLVQEVDHPVAGKVKLVGPPVTYSYATNIVRSPPPALGQHTSEVLRNILNYSDDKVESLKAQKVVR; encoded by the exons ATGATACGACGTGGAATACTCGCAACTTGCTGCATGCGAAGCCGCGCGGCGAGCGAGAGGCCTCTCGCATGGAGCCGCAGACGTGAATTCTGCACGGCCGCGATCGAGCCTGACGACGGTCGCTCGCCGTTGAACGGGATACGAGTTCTGGATCTGACGCGGATCGTGGCCGGCCCCTACTGCACCATGATCCTGGGCGATCTCGGCGCGGAGGTCCTGAAGATCGAGCGACCCGACGGCGGGGACGAGGCGCGCAACTGGGGTCCGCCGTTCTGCCAGGGCACGCGGGAGGCCACGTACTTCATGAGCGTGAACCGAAACAAGAAGAGCGTCTGCGTAGACCTGAAGAGGGGCAGAGATATCATCTACGAGTTGGCGCGGACGTGCGACGTCCTGGTGGAGAATTACGTGCCGGGCAAGCTGAACAGCATGGGCCTAGGATACGAAGATGTGGCCAGGATAGCGCCGCGTCTCGTGTACTGCTCGTTGACGGGCTATGGGTCCCAAGGACCGTACGCGAGCAGACCCGGGTACGACGTCATCGCCGCTTCCTTGGGCGGCCTGTTGCACATCACCGGACCGAAAGACGGACCACCATGCAAAGTTGGCGTGGCGATGACCGACCTGGCGACGGGTCTGTACGCTCACGGAGCTATCATGGCGGCTTTGCTGCAAAGAATGAGAACCAATAAAGGCCAATGGATACAGTGTAATCTCCTGTCGACACAGATCTCGTGCCTGATAAACATCGCCTCGAATTACTTGAATGGCAATAAGGAGGCAACGAGGTGGGGGTCTGAACACGAGAGCATCGTTCCTTACGAAGCCTTTTCCACGAAAGACGGATACATGACGATCGGGATAGGAAGCGACGCGCAATTTATTGAATTAGTAAAAAGATTACAAATGCCAGAACTCGGCACCAATGACAAGTTTAAGAATAACACAGTTAGAGTTAAGAACAGAACAGAGCTACTTGCAATTCTTAGAGATAcgcttaaaaaaaagacaaatcaAGATTGGTCTGCAATACTGAAAGGGGCCTCGTTTCCTTATGGAgcagtaaataatataagagaG GTATTCGACGACCCCcacgtaaaatatataaagttggTTCAAGAAGTAGATCACCCAGTTGCTGGCAAAGTGAAACTTGTTGGACCACCTGTGACATACAGCTACGCTACCAATATAGTGCGATCACCACCACCAGCATTGGGACAGCATACGTCAGAAGTTTTAAGAAACATATTAAACTATTCAGATGATAAAGTAGAAAGTTTAAAGGCACAGAAAGTTGTGCGATAA
- the LOC105835024 gene encoding probable tubulin polyglutamylase ttll-15, whose translation MSDEKKLQKEQEKTPCAMKRSIMNLKVKTMLKIILSSIVGPLILYGILFLYLRYQTHLKHLLERPVIISEARPKYWVYAKRNDTSYLKHVYAVLQRLGFQESNNESDWDLLWAHDYPFRVLSTSLKKLQQHQRVNHFPGCGYITNKVDLSTSHGGRYIPAAFKMPEDQQAFLDYARSNPEKLFVQKSNDHRGIRIRGSNDANFTAGTFVQEFIERPFLVDGYKFDIGVYTVVTSVDPLRVYVYKGDVLFRFCPVEYYPFDPEILDKYVVGDDYLPIWNVPSLKKYYTELGHSMKDSFDAYVREQGKDPEEMWEKVYDAIREVTLMKEAQIREVSKRFGNGRNFFELVRFDLALDEDLNVYMMEANMSPNLSSAHYPPNQLLYEQVIFNTFALIGIAKRTRRESLRTRNKKEEEMEVANKNVAVMPELCKKCDDCFRVECQLCRPCFTSETKLILTQSYLEHQNRMDFQRIFPPPITRDMTLKNYTLRNQLLIRWYQGKCKLDKTWCS comes from the exons ATGTCAGACGAAAAGAAGCTTCAAAAAGAGCAAGAG AAAACACCATGTGCCATGAAAAGAAGTATCATGAATCTAAAGGTGAAGACAATGTTgaagattattttatcttctatAGTGGGTCCTCTTATTCTCTATGGCATACTTTTCTTATATTTGCGTTATCAAACGCATTTAAAACATCTATTAGAGAGACCGGTGATAATAAGTGAAGCTCGACCAAAGTACTGGGTCTATGCAAAGAGAAACGACACCAGTTATCTGAAACACGTGTACGCGGTGCTCCAACGACTCGGCTTCCAGGAAAGCAATAACGAATCTGACTGGGACCTGTTATGGGCCCATGATTATCCATTTCGCGTGTTGTCCACGAGCTTGAAGAAATTGCAGCAGCATCAGCGTGTCAATCATTTCCCTGGCTGCGGCTACATCACGAATAAGGTGGACCTGTCGACATCGCATGGCGGCCGGTACATTCCGGCGGCATTCAAGATGCCAGAGGATCAGCAAGCCTTTCTTGATTATGCTAGATCGAATCCTGAAAAGCTGTTTGTACAGAAGTCGAACGATCATCGAGGCATCCGCATTCGCGGCAGCAATGACGCGAATTTCACCGCCGGCACGTTTGTTCAGGAGTTCATCGAGCGGCCGTTCCTCGTGGACGGCTATAAATTCGATATCGGCGTCTACACCGTCGTCACGTCTGTGGATCCGCTGCGAGTGTATGTTTACAAGGGCGACGTGTTGTTTCGCTTCTGTCCAGTGGAGTATTACCCGTTCGACCCGGAGATTCTGGACAAGTACGTAGTTGGTGATGATTATCTGCCGATTTGGAACGTGCCGTCCTTGAAGAAATACTACACTGAACTCGGACACTCGATGAAGGACTCATTCGACGCATACGTCAGAGAGCAAGGAAAAGATCCGGAGGAAATGTGGGAGAAGGTGTACGATGCTATCCGGGAAGTCACTTTGATGAAGGAGGCGCAGATCAGAGAGGTCTCCAAGCGCTTTGGTAACGGCAGAAATTTCTTCGAGCTCGTGAGATTCGATTTAGCCCTCGACGAGGATCTGAATGTCTACATGATGGAGGCGAACATGTCGCCGAATCTGTCCTCCGCGCATTATCCACCGAATCAGTTGCTCTACGAGCAGGTGATATTCAATACGTTCGCGTTAATTGGTATCGCCAAGAGAACTAGAAGAGAATCCTTGAGAACAAG aaataaaaaggaGGAAGAAATGGAAGTAGCGAACAAGAATGTCGCAGTGATGCCGGAGCTTTGCAAGAAATGCGACGACTGTTTTCGCGTAGAGTGCCAACTATGCCGACCATGCTTTACATCGGAAACAAAACTTATTTTGACGCAGAGTTATCTCGAGCATCAGAATCGGATGgattttcaaagaatttttccACCGCCCATA ACGCGAGACATGACGCTGAAGAACTATACACTGAGAAATCAACTACTTATTAGATGGTATCAAGGAAAATGCAAATTGGATAAGACATGGTGCAGTTGA
- the LOC105835026 gene encoding tRNA-specific adenosine deaminase 2, which yields MDALAWMDVALQKAEESLRAGEVPVGCLFIYNNEVIATGNNTVNETCNATRHAEINCIDQVLKFCKEKRVEYEIVFRNLDVIVTVEPCIMCMSALLQLQVRSIIYGCANDRFGGCVSVLEVPKFYDPKIVIQGNVKGEEAMKLLQQFYKGVNPNAPESKVKKGRNTKGTLSTESK from the coding sequence ATGGATGCTTTGGCATGGATGGACGTTGCATTACAAAAAGCTGAGGAATCGTTGAGAGCTGGTGAAGTCCCAGTTggttgtttatttatatataataacgagGTAATTGCAACGGGTAATAATACAGTGAACGAAACTTGTAACGCAACTCGCCATGCCGAGATAAATTGCATCGACCAGGTCTTAAAGTTCTGTAAGGAGAAACGCGTGGAGTACGAAATAGTGTTTCGTAATCTAGATGTAATTGTCACGGTAGAGCCGTGCATAATGTGTATGTCAGCATTGCTACAACTACAGGTACGCAGTATTATATACGGCTGTGCAAACGATCGATTCGGCGGTTGCGTTAGTGTTCTCGAAGTGCCCAAGTTTTACGATCCGAAAATAGTAATACAAGGAAATGTTAAGGGAGAGGAGGCTATGAAGTTGCTCCAACAGTTTTATAAAGGTGTTAATCCAAACGCACCcgaatcaaaagtaaaaaagggTCGTAACACTAAAGGGACTTTATCCACAGAGagcaaataa
- the LOC105835018 gene encoding E3 ubiquitin-protein ligase PPP1R11 yields the protein MERTMSEQPALQTQTETISPADVTDSGSQDVPTVRLRLRKPKSNKKVQWTQGTVDNENLNKKKSKCCCIYEKPKTFGESSSEDSDDECEHCHGDKDSHKKVLPKPGDPAREGMSSHPEPIATGST from the exons ATGGAGAGAACGATGTCGGAGCAACCGGCTTTGCAGACGCAAACGGAAACAATCTCCCCTGCGGACGTCACCGATTCCGGGTCGCAG gaTGTACCTACTGTACGATTACGTCTACGAAAGccaaaatcaaataaaaaggtTCAGTGGACTCAAGGGACTGtagataatgaaaatttaaataaaaagaaatcaaaat gTTGTTGTATTTATGAGAAACCAAAAACTTTTGGTGAAAGTAGTTCCGAAGATAGTGATGATGAATGTGAACATTGTCATGGAGATAAAGATTCTCATAAGAAAGTATTACCTAAACCTGGTGATCCTGCGCGAGAAGGAATGTCTTCACATCCTG AACCGATTGCAACAGGATCAACATAG
- the LOC105835025 gene encoding single-strand selective monofunctional uracil DNA glycosylase isoform X2, producing the protein MPRAKRARAKSDDVPSEKKLKRSNSSVMDYMTQIQTTLGIKQQADENGDTKEHAPVSDTKAKQNTTEHDSAILTGASNTEASNIETFNTEASNTEENETTVDHTSAVSTSISDRLLLIEQELCTKLQNVTFPSAIQYIYNPLEYASKTHAMYVHKYCSGVKKILFVGMNPGPWGMSQTGVPFGEINMVRDWLKISGPVGKPKKEHPERKVTGFQCTRSEVSGQRLWGLFRDLCGSPENFFQHAYMHNYCPLAFMDGRARNITPAELKGDGQKILHETCDKSLIDIIQLLKAEIVIGIGNYAEKRAQIAVQTANLPVQVMVLRHPSPRAVGNQNWNETAMKRLNELKLLKYFEKKSTV; encoded by the exons GCCAGAGCAAAGAGCGACGATGTGCCCAGTGAAAAGAAGTTAAAACGATCAAATTCAAGTGTCATGGATTACATGACCCAAATACAGACAACTTTGGGAATTAAGCAACAGGCAGATGAAAATGGAGACACAAAGGAGCATGCTCCTGTTTCTGATACAAAAGCAAAACAAAATACAACTGAACATGATTCTGCGATACTTACAGGTGCTTCTAATACTGAAGCCTCTAATATTGAAACTTTCAATACTGAAGCTTCTAACACTGAAGAAAATGAAACTACAGTCGATCACACTTCTGCAGTATCTACATCCATCTCTGATAGATTACTGTTGATTGAACAAGAGCTTTGTACCAAATTACAGAACGTTACCTTTCCATCTGCCATACAGTATATTTACAATCCGCTTGAGTATGCATCCAAAACGCATGCTATGTATGTGCACAAATACTGCAGTGGCGTAAAGAAGATCTTGTTTGTTGGTATGAATCCTGGACCATGGGGTATGTCGCAAACTGGGGTACCGTTTGGAGAGATAAATATGGTGCGTGATTGGCTCAAGATCTCGGGTCCTGTTGGCAAACCCAAGAAGGAACATCCTGAACGGAAGGTGACGGGATTCCAGTGTACACGCAGCGAAGTCAGCGGACAGAGACTGTGGGGCCTTTTCCGGGACCTTTGTGGAAGTCCTGAGAACTTCTTCCAGCACGCATACATGCACAATTATTGCCCTCTCGCGTTCATGGACGGCAGAGCTCGAAACATCACCCCTGCGGAATTAAAG GGTGATGGACAGAAGATCTTACATGAGACATGCGACAAATCCCTGATAGATATAATACAACTTCTGAAAGCAGAGATTGTCATTGGTATTGGTAACTACGCTGAGAAAAGAGCACAGATTGCAGTTCAGACAGCAAATCTTCCAGTACAA GTAATGGTCCTGCGACATCCCAGTCCAAGAGCTGTTGGTAATCAAAATTGGAACGAAACGGCTATGAAACGGCTAAACGAATTGAAATTACTTaagtattttgaaaagaaGAGTACTGTCTAA
- the LOC105835013 gene encoding F-box/WD repeat-containing protein 5, translated as MDDVEDTARSDARSSDGEEADVSELDDGSESSSSGECEISWDVMLDSILLSIFKYLKPRELITAGEVCRSWYRVSRDEFLWKYLFYRTYKIDPDVGIVPGKTSWFGEFKRLAYHTPLIETEVLKEHSHQVLHVSFSHNGKMFATCSKDGYILVWQSQYPVTIKYSHDMKTFSWKYTQFSQFNCTDTLLLVSGVHFGTPHSTSGEIAVFRVAPGFDLQCRVVNKPYDIFGTWYSERYLLSGNLHWLAHLVSTSVVWLNKANQESASEHVPIMTQLFRFYNGNASSIRAIMVANCLAPAPAESTEQQSQPSSSNTKEEKGNPPSHKDLLSPSGESNSSQGQEEPVYITSSRIQYSTLEGAFSNWKKLGDGFEYATPIQYNQEYRQVEMQKKLHDAEESDSESDTVKVEEESESGLHESDSENEIVKWEESESGESTLNEECDTDELANNPEKLLIFTTGSKTYTPHKVGFKRIKLVTFPRRLDPGPPLRERIAQQKRARERRNTQSVEDWLNYESVADKFDKIDHLIDLHGHIIGMGLSPDHRYLYVNTRPWPKGYVITNPLQPPPIAQEIDIHVIDLVTLKQVGTMLRAHKAYTPNNECFFIFLDVCNEYVASGAEDKHGYLWDRHYGNCLAKFPHNDVVNSVAFNPRDPEMLVTTSDDYTVKIWRSRAMVKALGLEEKSYRRGMEVRRRHWYRKRATNID; from the exons ATGGACGACGTGGAGGATACCGCGCGAAGCGACGCGCGGTCGTCCGACGGCGAAGAGGCGGACGTTAGCGAGCTGGACGACGGCAGCGAGTCCTCGTCGTCTGGCGAGTGCGAGATAAGTTGGGACGTGATGTTGGACTCGATCCTCCTGAGCATCTTCAAGTACCTGAAGCCGAGGGAGCTGATCACCGCGGGCGAGGTGTGCCGCTCGTGGTACAGGGTGTCGCGTGACGAGTTCCTGTggaagtatttattttatcggaCGTACAAGATAGATCCGGATGTCGGCATCGTGCCAG GAAAAACCTCCTGGTTTGGAGAATTTAAACGCTTGGCATATCACACCCCACTGATAGAAACTGAAGTTCTTAAAGAACATTCGCATCAAGTCTTACACGTGAGCTTTTCCCACAATGGCAAAATGTTCGCAACCTGTTCAAAAGATGGATATATTCTT GTATGGCAAAGTCAGTATCCtgttactataaaatattcgcATGACATGAAGACATTTAGTTGGAAGTACACACAATTTTCCCAGTTTAATTGTACAGATACATTACTTCTTGTGTCTGGTGTCCACTTTGGTACACCCCATAGTACTTCAGGAGAAATAGCAGTATTCAGAGTGGCAC CTGGCTTTGACCTCCAATGTAGAGTAGTGAATAAGCCGTATGACATATTTGGTACATGGTACAGTGAACGTTACCTTTTGAGTGGAAATCTGCATTGGCTGGCACACTTGGTTAGTACTAGCGTAGTTTGGCTCAATAAGGCAAACCAGGAATCAGCTAGCGAGCATGTGCCTATTATGACGCAGCTTTTCAG ATTCTACAATGGAAATGCTTCCTCGATTAGGGCAATTATGGTTGCAAATTGTCTAGCACCTGCTCCAGCTGAATCTACCGAACAACAGAGCCAACCATCTTCCTCGAATACtaaggaagaaaaaggaaatcCACCGAGTCATAAAGATTTGTTGTCGCCTTCGGGCGAGTCCAATAGCTCGCAAGGTCAGGAAGAGCCAGTTTACATTACGTCATCCAGAATACA ATATAGTACGTTAGAAGGTGCATTTTCAAACTGGAAGAAACTTGGTGATGGTTTTGAATATGCTACTCCTATACAGTACAATCAAGAATATAGGCAGGTTGAGATGCAGAAAAAACTACACGACGCAGAAGAGAGCGACAGTGAAAGTGACACTGTAAAGGTGGAGGAGGAGAGTGAATCTGGACTGCATGAAAGCGACAGCGAAAATGAGATTGTAAAGTGGGAGGAGAGTGAATCTGGAG aatcGACATTAAACGAGGAATGTGATACGGACGAGTTAGCCAATAATCCCGAGAAActtcttatttttacaacTGGCTCAAAAACATATACTCCGCATAAAGTTGGCTTTAAGAGGATCAAATTAGTCACTTTTCCACGAAGATTGGATCCAGGACCACCGCTGCGCGAGAGAATAGCACAACAAAAGAGAGCGCGAGAAAGACGGAATACACAGTCAGTGGAAGATTGGTTAAATTATGAATCTGTGGCCGATAAGTTCGACAAAATAGACCATTTAATTGATCTTCATGGTCATATTATTGGAATGGGACTCTCACCCGATCATAG ATATCTTTATGTGAATACAAGACCATGGCCGAAAGGTTACGTTATTACTAATCCTTTACAACCACCGCCGATAGCTCAAGAAATCGATATTCATGTAATCGATTTGGTAACACTGAAACAAGTTGGCACGATGTTAAGAGCGCACAAAGCATATACGCCTAATAACGAATGTTTCTTTATATTCTTGGATGTATGTAACGAATATGTAGCAAG TGGTGCAGAGGATAAACATGGTTACTTATGGGATAGACATTATGGAAATTGCTTAGCAAAATTTCCTCACAATGATGTAGTCAATTCAGTAGCTTTTAATCCACGCGATCCTGAAATGTTAGTTACAACCAGTGACGATTATACAGTTAAAATATGGCGGAGTCGGGCTATGGTGAAGGCTTTAGGATTAGAGGAAAAGTCTTATCGTAGGGGGATGGAGGTACGAAGGAGACATTGGTATCGAAAACGTGCTACTAATATTGACTGa